CGGTCTTCCGGTTTCGGTGGGTATTGCTCGGACCAAGCATCTCGCCAAGATCGCTTCGCAGGTGGCAAAGCCGGACGGACTCGTGCTCGTCGATCCCGAGCGCGAACTCGTGTTTCTTCACGCACTTCCCGTTGAGCTGATGTGGGGAATCGGGCCGGTCACCAGGGCGCGTCTCGCCGAACAGGGCATCCGCACGATCGCCGAGCTTGCGGCCGTCCCGGGGAAATCCCTCGACTATCTGTTGGGAAAGGCCGCGAGCGCCAAACTGGGCTCGCTCGCCTGGAACCGAGACCCCAGGGAGATCGAGAGGCATCAGAAAGCCGCCTCCGTGGGTGCCCAGGCGGCACTCGGGCGCAGAGACGTATCAGACGAGTTGATTGACCGCACATTGCGACAGCTCGCAGACCGAGTGGCGACTCGCCTTCGTGCCAAGCAGCGAGCAGGTCGCACGGTCACGGTGAAGGTTCGATTTGCGAACCTGAAGGCGGTTACCCGCTCGGTCACACTGCCGGCCGCCGTGGCCGTCACGGCGATCCTCGCGGAAACCGCCGAGAAACTCGTTCGCGGGGCCCTTACCGACCATCCTTCCGAAAGAGAGATCTCGTTGCTCGCGATCTCGGTCTCGCAGCTCGTCCACGAGGTGGCGCTGCAGCTCGAGTTGCCTCTCGACGTGGGTGACGGGCAGTTGCATCCGGGTACCGAGGAAGGCTCGGAACGTTGGGCACTGGACCGCGCCGTCGACAGTGTGCGTGGCCGGTTCGGGAGAGCGTCCGTCGGTTACGCATCGGTGATCCTCGACGAATCAGATTCCGTGCCCGACGAGTTTCGGGAGCTGGCAGAACACTGACTCTCTGAACCCAGGGCTCGTAGGGGTCGTGGCGACCCCCCTGAGCCCAGGGTTCAGCGTTACACGAGGTTGGCGAGTCGGTCCGAGATGACCTGAGAGGCCTCGGTCATGATGCGATCGATGAGTTCTCCCACGGTCGGGATGTCATGGATCAAGCCGATGATCTGGCCGACGGCCATCGTCCCCTCATCGACGTTGCCGTTCCGGATGACCTCTTCAAGGCCCCTGCGACCAGACACGTAAGGGATGATGTCCTGGATCGTTGCATGACCGGTCGATTCGATCTCGATCACTTTCTCCGCCGTCTTGTTGCGGAGGACGCGCTCGGTGTTGCGAAGCGTTCGCATGATCAGGGTCGTGTCGGTCTCGTTGTGGTCGAGGATCGCCTGCTTCACCGCGTCGTGGACCGGAGCTTCCTTGGTCGCGACGAAGCGCGTCCCCATGTTCATCCCGTCGGCACCCAGGGCCAGCGCTGCGACGAGCCCCCGGCCGTCGCCGAAACCTCCCGAGGCCACGATGGGGATGTCGAGAGCGTCGACCGTCACCGGGAGCAGGACCAGCGATGTGACATCGTCCTCACCTGGATGGCCTGCGCATTCGAAACCGTCGATCGATACCGCATCGCAGCCGATCGCCTGGGCTTTGAGCGCGTGACGAACCGAGGTGCATTTGTGGATCACCTTTATGCCGGCGGCCTTCAGGTGGGGCATATATGGTTCCGGGTTGCGGCCGGCCGTCTCGATGAACTCGATTCCCTCTTCAGCGCACACCCGGAGGTAGGCGGGGTAGTCGGGCTGACGCAGCGACGGCAGGAACGTGAGGTTGATCCCGAACGGCTTGTCGGTCATGTCCCTGCACTTGCGGATCTCGTTGCGAAGACCATCCGGTGTTTCGTGGCTGAGGGCAGTCATGAAACCCATGGCTCCTGCGTTGGCGACTGCGGAGGTGAGTTCCGCGGCGGCGATCCACATGAGGCCACCCTGAATGATCGGGTGCTCGACTCCGAACAGATCCGTGATTCTGGTCTTCATTCCCGACTCCCTTCGATTCCGCACAAGCGTAGATCCGTTCAGCGGAGCATGGCACGTCCTGTTGCAGAAGGGGCCGGATCTGCCTTGCCTGATATCGTGTGACCGATCAGAAGGAGTCGCCATGGCAGATGAAGGGGCGCTCGTCGACGAGCGCATCGAGAAACTCTTGTCCGGCTTCGGCCCGGACACGGATCCCAAGGAGTTCTGGGGGAGGCAGTATGACCTGGGCCTGGCGTGGGTCCACTTCAAGGAGGGATTCGGCGGTCTGGGTGTCAAACCCAAATACCAATCTGTCGTGCAGGATCGCCTCGAGGCGGCCGGCGCGCCCGTCGGGAATCGTGAGCTGAATCTCCTCGGCATCGGTATGGGCGCCGGTGTTCTCTCGGCACACGGCACGGAGGAGCAGCAGCGCCGCTGGCTGCGCCCCATGTTCACAACCGACGAGATCTGGTGTCAGCTCTTCAGCGAACCGGGTGCCGGTTCAGACCTCGCGGGCCTGTCGACGAAGGCCTATCGGGACGGGGACGAATGGATCGTCAACGGCGAGAAGATCTGGACAACGCTCGCCCATGTCGCCAAGTGGGGAATGCTTCCGGTGCGTACCGATCCGGATGCGCCGAAGCATCGCGGTATCACGTACTTCATTGTCGACATGAAGGCTGAAGGTGTCGATGTGCGCCCGTTGTATCAGATCACCGGTGAGGCCGAGTTCAACGAGGTGTTCTTCGGCGACGTTCGGATCCCCGACGATCAGCGCATCGACGCGGTCGGCGCAGGCTGGCGCGTCGCGATGACGACACTCATGAACGAGCGGGTGGCGATCGGTGGCAAGATCCTCCCCAGGGAATCGGGTGCGATCGGAATCGCCGTCGAGACGTGGCAAGAGTACGGACTCGACGATCCGGTATTGCGTGACGAGTTGGCGAGGCTGTGGGCCGAGACGGAGGCGATGCGTCTGACGACGATTCGTGCGGCTGAGATGAGAAAGGTCGGTGTTCCCGGTCCGGAGGGTTCGACCGGCAAGCTCGCGTGGGCCGATCTCAACAAGGCGATCACCGCGTTCACGCTGGACATGATGGGCTGGGACGGCACCTTGTTCCCCGGTGGCTACCAGAAGGTTCGACCCACGTCGATCGGAGACCCGAAGGCGCGGCAGAAACAGTTCCTGCGTGCCCGCGCCAATTCGATCGAAGGGGGGACGTCGGAGATCCTGCGCAACATCCTCGGAGAGAGGGTGCTCGGCCTTCCGGGCGAGCCGCGAGTCGACAAGGACATACCCTGGAAGGACGTTCGCCGTGGCTGAGATCACCTTCGCACTCACGCAAGAGCAGCAGATGCTCAGGGAGACGACTCGTCGGTTCCTCGAGGACCGTGCGGATTCGATGGTCGTGCGCGACCTGATGGAGAAGCCAGATGGCTACGACAGCGAACTGTGGAAGGCAGGCGCAGAGCTCGGATGGCATGGCCTTGCCATCCCCGAAGAATATGGTGGCATCGGATTCGGGTTCACCGAACTGAGCATCGTCGTCGAGGAACTTGGCAGGGCTCTGTTTCCGGGACCGTTCCTTTCGACCGTCGTGATGGCGGCGAATGCGATCCTGATCGCCGGTTCCGAACAGCAGAAGCAGGAGTTCCTGCCGGACATCGCCGCGGGAGAGCGCATCATGACGATGGCGCTGTTCGATGGACCGCACGGTGCCGATCCGAGCGACGTCGCGATGCGGGCGACGGCCACCAAGGAGGGCTGGGTGCTCGACGGGCTCAAGCGATATGTGGCGTACGGGAACGTCGCCGACACGCTCATCGTCGCCGCCCGGACCGAGAGTGGCGTCAGCCTGTTTCTCGTTCCTGGTGACGCGGCGGGCTTACGTGTGAGCATCGTGCCGACACTCGACGCGACGCGCCGTGAGACCGACGTGTCCTTCGATCAAGTCGTGGCACAAGGCCTTCTCGGAAGGGAAGGCTCGGCAGGGCCGGTGATCGAGCGGATTCTGTTGCTCGCCAACGTTGCGCTCGCCGTCGAGCAGGTGGGGGGAGCGCAGTGGTGTCTGGAAACGGCCGTCGAGTATGCGAAGACCCGTTTCCAGTTCGGTCGGGCGATCGGGTCGTTTCAAGCGATCAAACACAAGTGCGCCGACATGCTGGTGGCGGTGGAGCACGGCAAGTCGGCCGCACACTGGGCGGCACGCAACGCGGACGATGAAGCCGAAACGAGGATCGCGTCGCCGATGGCGAAAGCGGTCTGCTCGGATGCCTATGTCGGTGCGGCGGGAGAGACCATCCAGATCCTCGGTGGAACGGGCTTCACGTGGGAGCACGATGTTCACTTGTACCTGAAGAGGGCCAAATCAACGTCGCTCATGTTCGGTGGGGTTCGCCACCAGCGCCGCCTGTTGGCCAAAGCGCTCGGCTTCTGAGGCGGCTTCGAAAGGGCACCCGTCTCAGCCTGGTTGTTTGTGTGCGCGCTTGAATGCCTTGACGCCGGCGGTGATGGATCCGTAGATGTGGTCCTCACCGATCGCGTCGAGCACGCCGCTCGCCCGCATCACGTCCTTGACGGGATCACGAACACGAGCGAAACACAGTGAGATCTGACGGCGCTTCAGCTCGTCGTGGAGCTCGAGGAGACGTTCGGCGGCGGTGGAGTCCAGGCCGTTGATGCCTTCGGCGTCGACGAGCACCGTGTCGATGTCACCTTCGGAGGCCAGACGCTCGACCTCCTCCACGAAGAAGGAGGCATTCGTGAAGATCAACGGGGCCTCGAAGCGGAACACGACCAACCCCGGGACCGTCGTTCCCTCGGGGTGCAGCGAGAGGTCCTGAAAGACGTGACCGGCGGTCTTGCCCAGGGTGACCGCTCGGGGACGGCTCGCGCTGCGGATCAGGAGCAGCAGGTCGAGGGCGATTCCTGCCCCGATTCCGGGCAGCACACCCAATGAGAGGACTCCGAACATGGCAACGAAGGCGAGGAGGAATTCCGAGTGGCTGATGCGCCAGAGCTTGCGGAAGTAGGCGGGATCCGCAAGGGCGACCATCGCCTCGATCACGACCGCGGCAAGCGCGGCGTCGGGTAGATGCTCGAAGACCGGCATGAGATACAGCAGTGTCAGGACGACCAGGCCCGCCGTGAGGACAAACCCGAGTTGTGTCTTGGCCTTCGCTGCCAGCACCACCGAAGTCTTGGAGAAGCTTCCCACGGCAACGAAGCCGCCGCTGAGGCCTGCTCCGAGATTGGCGGGTCCCAGGGCGAGGAGTTCCTGGTTGGGATCGATGGTTTCTCCGGTCTCGGCAGCGGCGGCCTTGGCCGATCCGAGCGTCTCCGCGTAGCCGAGGAGAACGATCGCCAGTGCTCCGGAGAAAAGCGTCTTGTACACGTGGAGGCCGCCGACGGATGGCAGGCTCAGTCTGGGCAGGCCCGCGGCGATGGTTCCGACGACCGCGACCCCACGACCTTGCAGGTCGAGCAGGGTCACGGCCATGATCGCCACGACAATCGTCGCCAAGGCTGCCGGGACCCGCGGAGCGTGCTTCCTGATCCAGAAGAGCAGGAGGAGACAGCCCACGCCAACGGTGACGGTGGCCAAGTTGACGTTGTACAGGGCACCGAGGATGTCCCAGAGCTGCTGAAAGAAGTCACCCCTCGTCGGGGTGAGTCCGATCAGCGTCGGGACCTGGCCGATGATGGTGACCAGCACGACGCCGGCGATAAAGCCTTGCATGACAGGCCGGGAGATGAAGTCTGTGACCCATCCGAGGCGAAGCAGCCCGAACACCAAGAAGAGGATCCCGACCAGGATGGCGAGCGCCGCCGTGAGGGCCACGTAGTCGGCGCTGCCGCTTGCAGCCAGAGATCCGATCGTCGCGGCCGACAACAGCGCGGTCGCCGAGTCGGGGCCGACCACCATGATGCGAGAACTCCCGAAAACCGCGTACGCGAGCAATGGCAGAGGGACGGTGTAGAGACCGATGACGGGGTCGACCCCGGCGATCCCGGCATAGGCCATGGCCTCCGGTACGAGCACCGCCCACAGCGTGAGTCCGGCGAACAGGTCCGGCCGCAACCACGAGCGCCGGTAGTGAGGTAACCACGCCATGATCGGCAGGTAACGCTGAAGGGCGCT
This is a stretch of genomic DNA from Actinomycetota bacterium. It encodes these proteins:
- the dinB gene encoding DNA polymerase IV, which encodes MVDAATILHADLDAFYASVEQLLDPTLRGRPIAVGGGVVVAASYEAKAFGVRGGMPGRRARELCPQLTFVEGRFKEYQRLGDAVIDVYRDFTPLIERISIDEAFMDVAGSTHLFGTPREIAAAIRTRVREEIGLPVSVGIARTKHLAKIASQVAKPDGLVLVDPERELVFLHALPVELMWGIGPVTRARLAEQGIRTIAELAAVPGKSLDYLLGKAASAKLGSLAWNRDPREIERHQKAASVGAQAALGRRDVSDELIDRTLRQLADRVATRLRAKQRAGRTVTVKVRFANLKAVTRSVTLPAAVAVTAILAETAEKLVRGALTDHPSEREISLLAISVSQLVHEVALQLELPLDVGDGQLHPGTEEGSERWALDRAVDSVRGRFGRASVGYASVILDESDSVPDEFRELAEH
- a CDS encoding nitronate monooxygenase yields the protein MKTRITDLFGVEHPIIQGGLMWIAAAELTSAVANAGAMGFMTALSHETPDGLRNEIRKCRDMTDKPFGINLTFLPSLRQPDYPAYLRVCAEEGIEFIETAGRNPEPYMPHLKAAGIKVIHKCTSVRHALKAQAIGCDAVSIDGFECAGHPGEDDVTSLVLLPVTVDALDIPIVASGGFGDGRGLVAALALGADGMNMGTRFVATKEAPVHDAVKQAILDHNETDTTLIMRTLRNTERVLRNKTAEKVIEIESTGHATIQDIIPYVSGRRGLEEVIRNGNVDEGTMAVGQIIGLIHDIPTVGELIDRIMTEASQVISDRLANLV
- a CDS encoding acyl-CoA dehydrogenase; translation: MADEGALVDERIEKLLSGFGPDTDPKEFWGRQYDLGLAWVHFKEGFGGLGVKPKYQSVVQDRLEAAGAPVGNRELNLLGIGMGAGVLSAHGTEEQQRRWLRPMFTTDEIWCQLFSEPGAGSDLAGLSTKAYRDGDEWIVNGEKIWTTLAHVAKWGMLPVRTDPDAPKHRGITYFIVDMKAEGVDVRPLYQITGEAEFNEVFFGDVRIPDDQRIDAVGAGWRVAMTTLMNERVAIGGKILPRESGAIGIAVETWQEYGLDDPVLRDELARLWAETEAMRLTTIRAAEMRKVGVPGPEGSTGKLAWADLNKAITAFTLDMMGWDGTLFPGGYQKVRPTSIGDPKARQKQFLRARANSIEGGTSEILRNILGERVLGLPGEPRVDKDIPWKDVRRG
- a CDS encoding acyl-CoA/acyl-ACP dehydrogenase, whose amino-acid sequence is MLRETTRRFLEDRADSMVVRDLMEKPDGYDSELWKAGAELGWHGLAIPEEYGGIGFGFTELSIVVEELGRALFPGPFLSTVVMAANAILIAGSEQQKQEFLPDIAAGERIMTMALFDGPHGADPSDVAMRATATKEGWVLDGLKRYVAYGNVADTLIVAARTESGVSLFLVPGDAAGLRVSIVPTLDATRRETDVSFDQVVAQGLLGREGSAGPVIERILLLANVALAVEQVGGAQWCLETAVEYAKTRFQFGRAIGSFQAIKHKCADMLVAVEHGKSAAHWAARNADDEAETRIASPMAKAVCSDAYVGAAGETIQILGGTGFTWEHDVHLYLKRAKSTSLMFGGVRHQRRLLAKALGF
- a CDS encoding SulP family inorganic anion transporter; amino-acid sequence: MRERNNERKTSALQRYLPIMAWLPHYRRSWLRPDLFAGLTLWAVLVPEAMAYAGIAGVDPVIGLYTVPLPLLAYAVFGSSRIMVVGPDSATALLSAATIGSLAASGSADYVALTAALAILVGILFLVFGLLRLGWVTDFISRPVMQGFIAGVVLVTIIGQVPTLIGLTPTRGDFFQQLWDILGALYNVNLATVTVGVGCLLLLFWIRKHAPRVPAALATIVVAIMAVTLLDLQGRGVAVVGTIAAGLPRLSLPSVGGLHVYKTLFSGALAIVLLGYAETLGSAKAAAAETGETIDPNQELLALGPANLGAGLSGGFVAVGSFSKTSVVLAAKAKTQLGFVLTAGLVVLTLLYLMPVFEHLPDAALAAVVIEAMVALADPAYFRKLWRISHSEFLLAFVAMFGVLSLGVLPGIGAGIALDLLLLIRSASRPRAVTLGKTAGHVFQDLSLHPEGTTVPGLVVFRFEAPLIFTNASFFVEEVERLASEGDIDTVLVDAEGINGLDSTAAERLLELHDELKRRQISLCFARVRDPVKDVMRASGVLDAIGEDHIYGSITAGVKAFKRAHKQPG